The following coding sequences lie in one Pseudomonas syringae CC1557 genomic window:
- the gudD gene encoding glucarate dehydratase, with amino-acid sequence MNIQHSNITSKAPVITEMQVVPVAGHDDMLLNLSGAHGPYFTRNIVILKDNAGHVGVGEVPGGELIRQTLEDARSLVVGSSIGTYQKILNQARKAFADRDSGGRGLQTFDLRIAIHAVTALEAALLDLLGQHLDVPVAALLGEGQQRDQVEMLGYLFYVGDQRKTDLAYCSEPDADNDWFRIRHEEALTPEAVVRLAEAAHQRYGFQDFKLKGGVLSGDQEIEAVTALAERFPEARITLDPNGAWSLKEAIRLCRDQHHVLAYAEDPCGAEYGYSGREVMAEFRRATGLKTATNMIATDWREMGHAIQLQSVDIPLADPHFWTMQGSVRVAQMCNEWGLTWGSHSNNHFDISLAMFTHVAAAAPGNITAIDTHWIWQDGQRLTKAPLQIIGGKVDVPKKPGLGVELDTDQLAKAHELYKGMGLGARNDAVAMQFLIPDWKFNNKQPCLVR; translated from the coding sequence ATGAACATTCAGCACTCCAACATCACCAGCAAGGCCCCGGTCATTACCGAAATGCAAGTTGTACCGGTGGCCGGCCATGACGACATGCTGCTCAACCTCAGCGGCGCGCATGGCCCTTATTTCACCCGCAATATCGTCATTCTCAAGGACAACGCAGGTCATGTAGGTGTTGGCGAAGTACCCGGCGGCGAGCTGATTCGCCAGACCCTGGAAGACGCACGCTCGCTGGTGGTCGGCAGCAGCATCGGCACTTACCAGAAGATTCTCAACCAAGCGCGCAAAGCCTTTGCCGATCGGGATTCCGGCGGTCGTGGCCTGCAGACGTTCGACCTGCGCATCGCCATTCATGCAGTAACCGCGCTGGAAGCCGCCCTCCTCGATCTGCTGGGCCAACACTTGGACGTGCCGGTTGCAGCATTGCTGGGGGAAGGCCAGCAACGCGATCAGGTCGAGATGCTCGGTTACCTGTTTTACGTCGGCGACCAGCGCAAGACAGACCTGGCTTACTGCAGCGAACCGGACGCCGATAACGACTGGTTTCGTATCCGCCATGAAGAAGCACTGACTCCGGAAGCCGTGGTGCGCCTGGCCGAAGCCGCACACCAGCGCTATGGCTTTCAGGACTTCAAGCTCAAGGGCGGGGTATTGAGCGGCGACCAGGAAATAGAAGCGGTTACCGCCCTCGCCGAACGCTTCCCCGAAGCACGCATCACGCTGGACCCTAATGGTGCGTGGTCGCTCAAGGAAGCCATCCGCCTGTGCCGCGATCAACATCATGTGCTGGCCTATGCCGAAGACCCGTGCGGTGCGGAATACGGCTACTCCGGCCGCGAAGTCATGGCTGAATTCCGGCGCGCCACCGGCCTGAAGACCGCCACCAATATGATCGCCACCGACTGGCGCGAAATGGGCCACGCCATTCAACTGCAATCTGTGGACATTCCACTGGCCGACCCGCACTTCTGGACCATGCAGGGCTCCGTTCGCGTCGCGCAGATGTGTAACGAGTGGGGCCTGACCTGGGGTTCGCATTCCAATAACCATTTCGATATTTCGCTGGCGATGTTCACTCATGTCGCCGCCGCAGCGCCGGGCAACATCACAGCGATCGATACGCACTGGATCTGGCAGGACGGTCAGCGTCTGACCAAGGCGCCGCTGCAAATCATCGGCGGCAAGGTGGACGTACCGAAGAAACCGGGCCTCGGCGTAGAACTGGACACGGACCAGTTGGCCAAGGCTCACGAACTGTACAAAGGCATGGGCCTGGGCGCACGTAACGATGCCGTGGCCATGCAGTTTCTGATACCAGACTGGAAATTCAACAACAAACAGCCTTGCCTGGTGCGTTGA
- a CDS encoding DUF1345 domain-containing protein gives MRHLARTRPRLTLAALIGLSAGVAWSCLIPHATLTQSLLTGWDTGVWLYLILIFVRTLRSNADDVRRVALMEDEKAGVILITVCVAALASLAAIIFEIASSKGLSSDAKMLHHAFTGLTVIGSWLMIGVIFSLHYARMFYTWKGKEPALAFVGGEKNPDYWDFLYFSFTLSVAVQTSDVGVATREMRKVVLGQSLICFVFNTAILGFSINIAASLFN, from the coding sequence ATGCGCCATCTCGCCCGCACACGTCCTCGCCTTACCCTCGCTGCCTTGATTGGTCTGTCCGCAGGCGTCGCCTGGTCCTGCCTGATCCCTCACGCAACGCTCACGCAAAGCCTGCTGACTGGCTGGGACACGGGCGTCTGGCTTTATCTGATCCTGATTTTCGTCCGCACACTGCGCAGCAACGCGGATGACGTGCGACGCGTCGCGCTGATGGAAGATGAAAAAGCGGGCGTCATCCTGATAACCGTGTGCGTTGCAGCGCTTGCCAGCCTGGCCGCGATCATTTTTGAAATCGCTAGCAGCAAAGGTCTTTCCAGCGATGCGAAAATGCTCCATCACGCCTTCACCGGCCTGACCGTGATCGGCTCGTGGCTGATGATCGGGGTGATTTTCAGCCTGCACTATGCGCGCATGTTCTACACCTGGAAAGGCAAGGAGCCAGCGCTGGCATTTGTGGGTGGGGAAAAGAATCCCGACTATTGGGACTTCCTGTACTTCTCGTTCACCCTCAGCGTTGCGGTCCAGACCTCAGACGTGGGCGTGGCGACCCGTGAAATGCGCAAGGTCGTGCTGGGCCAGTCGCTGATCTGTTTTGTGTTCAACACCGCTATTCTGGGTTTCTCGATCAACATTGCGGCAAGCCTGTTCAACTAG
- a CDS encoding MFS transporter — protein MADGTDSVLNTAVSKVKRHVLPLFVIMFIVNYIDRVNIGFVRSHMEHDLGIGAAAYGLGAGLFFIGYALFEVPSNILLQKVGARIWLTRIMLTWGIVAACMAFIQNETHFYILRFLLGVAEAGFFPGVIYYFTRWLPGVERGKAIAIFLSGSAIASLISGPLSGLLLQITGLGLKGWQWMYFIEGMFSVGLCFFVWFWLDSKPHDAKWLTREEQDALVNAIDAEQAAREAATPVKASMGKLLKDSQIILFCLIYFFIQLTIYAATFWLPSIIRKMGDMTDFEVGMFNSIPWLLSIIGMYAFATLSAKWKRQQAWVAIALLIAAAGMFMSTTGSPIFAFVAICFAALGFKSASSLFWPIPQAYLDARIAAAVIALINSVGNLGGFVAPTTFGLLEEHTGSIQGGLYGLTATSIIAAIIVFAARNTPKPGATPVAAIQTPTTH, from the coding sequence ATGGCTGATGGCACAGATTCGGTTCTGAATACAGCCGTGTCCAAAGTCAAACGTCACGTCCTGCCGCTTTTCGTCATCATGTTTATCGTTAATTACATCGACCGGGTGAACATCGGCTTTGTGCGCTCGCACATGGAACATGACCTGGGCATCGGTGCCGCCGCCTATGGCCTGGGTGCCGGGCTGTTCTTCATCGGTTATGCCCTTTTTGAGGTCCCTTCCAACATCCTGTTGCAGAAAGTCGGCGCACGGATCTGGCTGACCCGCATCATGCTGACCTGGGGCATTGTGGCCGCCTGCATGGCATTCATTCAGAACGAAACCCACTTCTACATCCTGCGTTTTCTGCTCGGTGTGGCTGAGGCAGGTTTCTTTCCGGGGGTGATCTACTACTTCACCCGCTGGTTGCCAGGCGTCGAGCGTGGCAAGGCCATCGCCATCTTTCTCAGCGGTTCGGCGATTGCCTCGCTGATCTCCGGCCCGCTGTCCGGCCTGCTGCTGCAAATTACTGGCTTAGGCCTGAAAGGCTGGCAGTGGATGTACTTTATCGAAGGCATGTTCTCAGTCGGCCTGTGCTTCTTCGTCTGGTTCTGGCTGGATTCGAAACCCCACGATGCGAAATGGCTGACCCGCGAAGAACAGGATGCTCTGGTCAATGCGATTGATGCCGAACAGGCTGCCCGAGAAGCAGCGACCCCGGTCAAGGCCTCGATGGGCAAACTGCTGAAAGACAGTCAGATCATCCTGTTTTGCCTGATCTATTTCTTCATCCAGTTGACCATCTATGCAGCGACCTTCTGGCTGCCCAGCATCATCCGCAAAATGGGCGACATGACCGACTTCGAAGTGGGCATGTTCAACTCCATTCCGTGGCTGCTGTCGATTATCGGCATGTACGCCTTTGCCACGCTGTCGGCCAAATGGAAACGCCAACAAGCGTGGGTAGCCATTGCCCTGCTGATCGCCGCGGCCGGGATGTTCATGTCGACCACCGGCAGCCCGATCTTCGCCTTCGTCGCCATCTGCTTTGCAGCATTGGGTTTCAAGTCAGCCTCCTCGCTGTTCTGGCCGATTCCGCAGGCGTACCTGGACGCGCGTATCGCAGCAGCGGTCATTGCGCTGATCAACTCGGTGGGCAACCTCGGCGGCTTCGTGGCGCCGACCACGTTCGGCCTGCTGGAAGAACATACCGGCTCGATCCAGGGCGGGCTTTATGGACTGACCGCGACCTCGATCATTGCCGCGATCATCGTTTTCGCCGCCCGCAATACACCCAAGCCAGGCGCGACGCCGGTCGCCGCCATACAGACCCCGACCACGCATTAA